One segment of Pyrococcus sp. ST04 DNA contains the following:
- a CDS encoding CARDB domain-containing protein: MKRLMGVIILVLLVGSTLSVISANTFVVAQATEDPYNMFWEILSKEAELVVEANRTGNITIIKELIRNSQLGAENAANLSALIWISIEELKKTGVKLYYTEAELKEMANEIKENGLPEETKSVLREQGWNEEEIKSLEDYIVRHSDDIKGDFNMTEFLEDLSLAFVEVGYKYNKYEAWALKRARWTNSLTPPSLSGDTKMINPLFYDIWLQLYREYNSQNFDNAETLIKKLKRATYLLLFEKRVETPSGEYVLISPTYKLISLNWTKDEGVVFTVIKIGSGVGIRETYYWPNALKAYELMGNVYTLVKSINLGNTNPTLRRMLNQKMAELGDALNVYVIYREIIKRPIYYISISSPIRNNIGSVPLDRRAQRTSSEPDEIEKVASGEYSIGKLVIKDVQVLTKKIDNGRISYNVKIVLVAESNIVKNIRVEIKDSSGDKDEKYIDIIYPQDGETSIVSKEFTLNIPDNSKKIRISGNVMVTYTPGCGNLPTSIKDLAACQDRTTTREYSEIIDISRDPEIEYDKVKFEVVPSPSTVEEGKTVLFKIKVKNDNSQGFTARYSLNIRLPEGEKSCSGEIFIPGNGEFEKGTCKINYSKPGTYGYLGELSYKNYIWDYKGYITVIRESPKGTIRINSILWEPEVPKVNRQVNFKVEVKNEYDTSKTLLVKLFIDGKEIDSAQKVVSGNSAEEFSLTWVPSTSGEHDVLVKVYEVIGNQKLQRAERRDTVAVVSGREGFLPKLEAFPQELEGGGEVTFLVEVWNYNSDRINLKGFCER, translated from the coding sequence ATGAAAAGGTTAATGGGAGTAATAATATTAGTTTTGTTAGTTGGATCAACACTTAGTGTAATATCCGCCAACACATTTGTGGTTGCACAGGCTACAGAGGATCCATATAATATGTTCTGGGAAATTTTAAGTAAGGAGGCAGAGCTGGTAGTTGAGGCAAATAGAACTGGTAACATCACAATAATAAAGGAACTAATTAGAAATTCCCAACTTGGAGCGGAGAATGCAGCAAATCTCTCAGCTTTAATATGGATTTCAATAGAAGAGCTTAAGAAAACGGGAGTTAAGCTATATTACACTGAGGCTGAACTAAAAGAAATGGCAAATGAGATAAAAGAAAATGGACTACCAGAAGAAACAAAAAGCGTACTAAGGGAGCAGGGGTGGAACGAGGAGGAGATTAAGTCTTTGGAAGATTATATAGTCAGGCATTCTGATGATATAAAAGGAGATTTCAACATGACTGAATTTCTTGAAGATTTAAGTCTCGCCTTTGTGGAAGTAGGATATAAGTATAATAAATATGAAGCTTGGGCTCTTAAGAGGGCAAGATGGACAAATTCCTTGACACCTCCAAGTCTTTCCGGGGACACCAAGATGATAAATCCTCTATTTTATGATATATGGCTTCAGCTTTATAGAGAGTACAACTCTCAGAACTTTGATAATGCCGAAACACTTATCAAAAAACTAAAACGAGCAACATACCTCCTATTATTTGAAAAAAGGGTAGAGACACCTTCTGGAGAATATGTGCTTATATCACCAACATATAAGCTGATATCCCTTAACTGGACGAAAGATGAGGGCGTTGTGTTTACAGTAATAAAAATTGGATCAGGAGTCGGTATTAGGGAGACCTATTATTGGCCAAATGCGTTAAAAGCTTATGAATTGATGGGAAATGTGTATACTCTAGTAAAATCGATAAATTTGGGAAATACTAATCCAACTCTTAGAAGAATGCTAAATCAAAAAATGGCAGAACTTGGAGATGCCCTGAATGTATATGTAATTTACAGGGAAATAATTAAAAGACCCATCTACTATATCTCTATCTCTTCTCCTATCAGAAATAATATCGGTTCCGTACCTCTTGATAGAAGAGCTCAAAGAACATCTAGTGAACCAGACGAAATAGAGAAAGTTGCATCTGGCGAGTATTCTATTGGCAAACTAGTGATAAAGGATGTCCAAGTTTTAACAAAGAAAATTGATAACGGCAGAATAAGCTACAATGTCAAGATAGTACTGGTGGCAGAAAGCAATATTGTCAAGAATATAAGAGTTGAGATTAAAGATAGCAGTGGAGACAAAGATGAAAAATATATCGATATAATATATCCCCAGGATGGAGAAACTTCAATAGTAAGCAAGGAATTTACCCTGAATATTCCAGATAACTCTAAGAAAATTAGAATCTCAGGTAATGTCATGGTGACCTATACGCCCGGGTGTGGTAATCTTCCAACCTCTATAAAAGACCTAGCCGCGTGTCAAGATAGGACAACGACACGGGAATATTCAGAGATTATAGATATCTCGAGAGATCCAGAGATAGAGTATGACAAAGTTAAATTTGAGGTAGTTCCCTCTCCAAGCACAGTTGAAGAAGGAAAAACAGTTCTATTCAAAATTAAAGTAAAGAATGACAACTCTCAAGGATTTACAGCAAGGTATTCATTAAACATTAGACTCCCAGAAGGAGAAAAATCCTGCTCTGGAGAAATATTTATTCCAGGAAATGGAGAATTCGAAAAAGGAACTTGCAAAATTAATTATTCAAAACCTGGAACCTACGGATATCTTGGGGAGCTTTCTTATAAGAATTACATATGGGATTACAAAGGATATATAACCGTAATTAGAGAGAGTCCTAAAGGTACAATAAGGATAAATAGTATTCTATGGGAGCCCGAGGTTCCAAAAGTGAATAGACAAGTTAATTTCAAGGTCGAGGTCAAGAATGAATACGACACCAGCAAAACTCTGCTCGTAAAACTTTTCATCGATGGAAAAGAGATTGATAGTGCTCAAAAGGTTGTCAGTGGCAACTCTGCAGAGGAATTCTCTCTCACCTGGGTACCGTCAACTTCTGGGGAGCATGATGTTTTGGTAAAGGTCTATGAGGTCATTGGCAACCAGAAGCTCCAGAGGGCTGAGAGGCGGGATACCGTGGCAGTAGTTTCAGGGAGGGAAGGATTTTTACCTAAGCTTGAGGCATTTCCTCAAGAGCTTGAGGGTGGTGGTGAGGTCACCTTCCTAGTTGAGGTCTGGAATTATAACAGTGATAGGATTAATCTTAAGGGCTTTTGTGAGCGATGA
- the leuS gene encoding leucine--tRNA ligase has translation MAGLNFKAIEEKWQKKWLEEKVFEPDIRDKPKEKKFFITVAFPYLSGHLHVGHARTYTIPDVIARFKRMQGYNVLFPMGWHITGSPIVGIAERIKNRDPKTIWIYKEVYKVPEDILWTFEDPVNIVKYFMKAAKETFIRAGFSVDWSREFHTTSLFPPFSKFIEWQFYKLKEKGYIVKGAHRVRWDPVVGTPLGDHDLMEGEDVPILEYVIIKFELRENGEVVYLPAATLRPETVYGVTNMWINPEATYVKARVKRGGREEVWIVSKEAAYKLSFQDREIEVIDEFKGERLIGKYVRNPVTGDEVIILPAEFVDPDNATGVVMSVPAHAPFDHVALEDLKRETEILLKYDIDPRVVENITYISLIKLEGYGDFPAVEEVEKLGIKSQKDKEKLEQATKTIYKAEYHKGVFKVPPYEGRPVQEVKELVAKDMIEKGIAEIMYEFADKNVISRFGNRAVIKIIHDQWFIDYGNPEWKEKAREALKRMKILPETRRAQFEAVIDWLDKKACARKVGLGTPLPWDPEWVIESLSDSTIYMAYYTISRHINKLREEGKLDPEKLTPEFFDYIFLEEFSDERERELAEKTGIPSEIIHEMKEEFEYWYPLDWRCSAKDLIPNHLTFFIFNHVAIFPEKHWPKGIAVNGFGTLEGQKMSKSKGNVLNFIDAIEENGADVVRLYIMSLAEHDSDFDWRRKEVGRLRKQVERFYELVSQFAEYEVKEGVELKTIDRWMLHRLNKAIKNTTDALEEFKTRTAVQWAFYSVMNDLRWYMRRTEGRDDEAKRYVLRKLADVWVRLMAPFMPHICEELWEKLGGKGFVSLAKWPEPEPEWWNEEVEIEEEYLKSLIEDIKEIIEVAKIENPKRAYIYTAPEWKWKVWEIVAEKRDFKKAMSELMKEEEIRRHGKEVAKIVQKIIKDRMFEVRKIDEEKVLRESKDFIEKELGLEIVINPEEDKGGKKRQAMPLKPAIYVE, from the coding sequence ATGGCAGGATTAAATTTTAAGGCTATTGAGGAAAAGTGGCAGAAAAAGTGGCTTGAGGAGAAAGTTTTTGAACCAGACATAAGGGACAAACCGAAGGAGAAAAAGTTCTTTATAACTGTGGCGTTTCCCTACCTCTCAGGGCATTTGCACGTTGGCCATGCTAGAACTTACACAATACCAGATGTAATTGCTAGATTTAAGAGAATGCAGGGTTACAACGTTTTGTTTCCCATGGGGTGGCACATTACTGGCTCTCCCATAGTGGGTATTGCAGAGAGGATTAAGAATAGAGACCCTAAAACGATCTGGATATACAAGGAAGTCTATAAGGTTCCAGAGGATATTCTGTGGACGTTCGAGGATCCAGTAAATATCGTTAAATATTTCATGAAAGCTGCAAAGGAGACATTCATAAGGGCCGGATTTTCAGTAGACTGGAGCAGAGAGTTCCACACAACGAGTCTCTTCCCACCATTTAGTAAATTCATAGAATGGCAGTTCTACAAGTTGAAGGAAAAGGGATACATTGTTAAAGGGGCCCACAGGGTTAGGTGGGATCCTGTAGTTGGGACTCCCCTGGGAGATCACGATCTAATGGAGGGAGAGGATGTTCCAATTCTTGAGTACGTTATAATCAAGTTCGAGCTTAGGGAGAATGGAGAGGTAGTCTATCTCCCAGCTGCGACCTTGAGACCAGAAACGGTATATGGCGTTACTAATATGTGGATAAACCCAGAGGCGACTTATGTTAAGGCTAGGGTCAAGAGAGGAGGAAGGGAAGAGGTGTGGATAGTTAGTAAGGAAGCTGCGTACAAGCTATCATTCCAGGATAGGGAAATTGAGGTAATTGATGAGTTTAAAGGTGAAAGGCTAATAGGGAAATACGTTAGAAATCCTGTTACTGGAGATGAGGTAATAATACTACCAGCGGAGTTTGTTGACCCAGACAACGCTACTGGAGTCGTCATGAGCGTTCCAGCACATGCTCCGTTTGATCATGTTGCCTTAGAGGATCTGAAGAGAGAGACTGAGATTCTGCTCAAGTATGACATAGACCCCAGGGTGGTTGAGAACATTACATACATCTCTTTAATAAAGCTTGAGGGTTATGGGGACTTTCCTGCCGTTGAAGAGGTCGAAAAACTTGGAATAAAAAGCCAGAAGGATAAAGAAAAGCTTGAGCAGGCAACAAAGACCATATATAAGGCAGAATATCATAAGGGAGTGTTTAAAGTTCCCCCGTATGAAGGCAGGCCCGTTCAAGAGGTTAAGGAACTCGTTGCTAAGGACATGATCGAAAAGGGAATAGCAGAGATAATGTACGAGTTTGCTGACAAAAATGTTATCTCGAGATTTGGAAACAGGGCCGTAATTAAGATAATTCATGACCAGTGGTTCATTGATTATGGCAATCCAGAATGGAAGGAAAAGGCCAGAGAGGCCCTTAAGAGAATGAAGATCCTGCCAGAGACTAGAAGGGCCCAATTCGAGGCGGTTATAGATTGGCTGGACAAGAAGGCTTGTGCTAGAAAGGTTGGTCTCGGAACTCCTCTACCTTGGGATCCGGAGTGGGTGATCGAGAGTTTGAGCGATTCAACTATATACATGGCATACTATACAATAAGCAGGCATATAAACAAGCTAAGGGAAGAAGGGAAGCTTGATCCTGAGAAGCTAACTCCAGAGTTCTTTGACTACATATTCCTAGAGGAATTTAGCGATGAAAGGGAAAGAGAATTGGCTGAAAAAACGGGTATTCCTTCAGAGATCATCCATGAGATGAAAGAGGAGTTTGAGTACTGGTATCCACTGGACTGGCGTTGTTCAGCTAAGGATTTAATACCGAACCACTTAACATTCTTTATATTCAACCACGTGGCGATATTCCCGGAGAAGCACTGGCCCAAAGGAATAGCCGTCAATGGGTTTGGAACACTGGAAGGGCAGAAGATGAGCAAAAGCAAAGGGAATGTGCTAAACTTCATAGATGCAATTGAAGAGAACGGGGCTGATGTAGTTAGGCTGTACATAATGAGTCTCGCCGAGCATGATAGCGATTTTGACTGGAGAAGGAAAGAGGTAGGAAGGCTGAGGAAGCAAGTGGAGAGGTTTTATGAACTTGTGAGTCAGTTTGCTGAATACGAAGTCAAGGAAGGTGTAGAGCTCAAAACGATAGACAGATGGATGTTGCACAGGCTCAATAAGGCAATTAAGAACACTACGGATGCTTTAGAAGAATTTAAGACAAGAACTGCAGTACAATGGGCTTTTTATAGTGTAATGAACGACCTAAGGTGGTATATGAGAAGAACTGAGGGTAGAGACGACGAGGCAAAGAGGTACGTCCTCAGGAAGCTCGCTGATGTGTGGGTTAGACTAATGGCCCCATTCATGCCTCACATCTGTGAAGAACTGTGGGAGAAGCTTGGAGGAAAGGGCTTTGTGAGCTTGGCGAAGTGGCCTGAACCGGAGCCAGAGTGGTGGAATGAGGAGGTTGAAATTGAGGAGGAGTATCTGAAATCCCTAATAGAGGATATAAAGGAGATAATAGAAGTTGCGAAGATAGAGAATCCAAAGAGGGCCTACATATACACTGCCCCAGAATGGAAGTGGAAGGTTTGGGAGATAGTCGCTGAAAAGAGAGATTTCAAGAAGGCTATGAGCGAACTGATGAAGGAGGAGGAGATAAGGAGGCATGGAAAGGAAGTTGCAAAGATAGTGCAAAAGATAATTAAGGACAGGATGTTCGAGGTTAGGAAGATCGATGAAGAAAAAGTTCTGAGAGAAAGCAAAGATTTCATTGAAAAGGAGCTTGGGCTTGAAATAGTGATAAATCCAGAAGAGGACAAGGGTGGAAAGAAGAGGCAGGCAATGCCACTTAAGCCTGCAATTTATGTTGAATAG
- a CDS encoding 50S ribosomal protein L15e, whose product MGMYKYIREAWKSPKKSYVGQLLKQRMIKWRREPVVVRIERPTRLDRARALGYQAKQGYVIVRVRVRRGGRKRPRWKGGRKPSKMGMVKYSPKKSLQWIAEEKAARKFPNLEVLNSYWVGEDGMYKWFEVILVDPHHPVIKSDPKIAWIALKHHKGRVFRGLTSAGKKGRGLRNKGKGAEKVRPSIRANQGKGK is encoded by the coding sequence ATGGGGATGTACAAATACATTAGGGAAGCTTGGAAGAGCCCAAAAAAGAGCTATGTGGGTCAATTACTCAAGCAGAGGATGATAAAGTGGAGAAGAGAACCCGTTGTTGTTAGAATCGAGAGACCAACGAGGCTTGACAGGGCAAGAGCTTTGGGCTACCAGGCAAAGCAGGGTTATGTAATAGTGAGAGTAAGGGTAAGAAGGGGAGGAAGGAAGAGGCCCAGGTGGAAGGGCGGAAGGAAGCCAAGTAAGATGGGTATGGTTAAGTACTCTCCAAAGAAGAGCCTCCAATGGATAGCCGAGGAGAAGGCCGCAAGGAAGTTTCCAAACCTTGAAGTTCTAAACTCCTATTGGGTTGGAGAAGACGGTATGTATAAGTGGTTTGAAGTGATCCTCGTAGATCCCCACCACCCAGTTATAAAGAGCGATCCTAAGATAGCCTGGATAGCACTTAAGCACCACAAGGGTAGGGTATTTAGAGGACTTACATCAGCAGGTAAGAAGGGAAGAGGGCTTAGAAACAAGGGTAAGGGTGCTGAAAAAGTTAGGCCAAGCATCAGGGCCAACCAGGGTAAAGGTAAGTAG